ttcttaaagagtaaactccagtcgcatatcaaagcacacacacacacattgtTATAGAATTACTAGTCGACCCctcaaacgttgtttttccatatatgttattaaccccttcaATCCCCACCCCCCTTTAActttaggggtataaaaataaatattcaccgattttcagacctataTGCACgcaaatttaatgaaaattggtccagcagtttcggaggagtattgtaactaacattgtgacacgagaattttatgtatgaGAAAAACAAAGttctataataaatagtttagcATATAAAATTTAGCTATTTAACAGCCCCGTCTCTAGTGTGAGGTTTAAACGTCAGTTCCAGAGCCGAAAGCAATTCATCATATCAACGAACGCCGTCAGAGGCAGACCCGCTCATTACTAACGCTTTTGAATGAGATGATACTGTTTCACTGTAATCCGACCGTTCATAACGGTTTCATTGATAATCGTCACAaacagatacaaaaaaaatcataacttttTGTAGATGTGATTTTGATGATACTTTTTCAATGGAAAGCTATTAGCTagcattttatacaattaggctGGGAAACACCACCACGACAGCTGCTGTTGACAGTTGCTGTGCCCatccccaattcctcccagAAGCTTGGTCACCTTATTCTGGTGAATGGTCAACAAGATcataatactgcttaaaaacaatattatttatctgtgacctcctgtaaggttgaggttctTACCAGTCAGTTTACACCAGATATTCAGCATCTTGCTCAATTTcctgtttttttagtttattggtcaacattacagcctatacagtccactgctggacataggcctccacaagtttacgccaaaaataacgtgaactcatgtgttttgcccatagtcaccacgctgggcaggcgggttggtgaccgcagcgctggctttgtcgcaccgaagacgctgctgcccgtcttcggcatgtgtatttcaaagccagcagttggatggttatcccgccaccggtcggctttttaagttccaagatggaagcggaactgtgttattccttagtcgcctcttacgacacccacgggaagagagggggtggctgtattctttagtaccgtagccacacagtagttaGTTTATTGCTCAATACATAGCAAATGgataatacttttaatttatgtcTACTGCAAAAACCTCACACGTTTGTCTGGGGAAAGAGAATCATTCAATTCATTAAGTTTGAAATTACTAGGCTCTGCTTCAGTAACATAATAGTCAAGATACTATCTAACAGTTCTGCAATTTTGTCTATTGATTCAATAATGCGTAATATCATCAAGGTCTATACCGGTATGTGTGTACGTCTGTGCGTTGTGGTTATGCATATCAATCGTGACCGAAATCGGCATTGGCATGCGGGCTGGAGTGAATTGATACTATTTGTGTTGAGCTGTTGCAACCGCCTCAgtattgacatatttttatatgtaatatgtatgtatgtattttatgtctGTGTGTAGTGTATTAAACAAAGTATGCTAGTGTAATGGTTGGTAACAGTAACTCTAACCTGCCCTGAAAGCAACGAAATAGTCCGAGAATTTGCTATACCTTACGCCAACAGTTATTAAGGTAAccccaaaaattaaataagaaataccCTCgcaatattttgtacaaaacttTTGATACTAGCTAACTTAACAGGTGTTGTCCTGTCATGAGAACTGATAGACGCCTGAAGATGAAATAACccttaatatttgaaaatgtacaattttcttaatttttcataacaAAACCGTTTTCGAGTTTttgcttagcaacacatttcaCACATCAGcaattcatttcatttcatttatatagatatacgcCAAGCCGCAGTGGAAcaacgtgatggattaagctccgatatttctcccacatggagaaagaggcctatgtccagcagtgggatatattGGCTAAATCGATAAGGTTCGCATAATAATCAAAACATCGTAATTAACAGCTGTATATAAATCCGCATAATTATCGCGGTGCGGTAATCGCAAAGGCAAATTGCGTTAGGTTGGATCAACACAGACGCAAACGCGTGCAATGCGGAGTAACGCCCCGTTACTTCTTATTACCTTGCATGTTCACTGCCGCTGggaaatgttaataatataaccgGTGATTGATAACAGGTGGAAATTTGCACGTGTGTGGGgagataaaaatgatatttaccTTTAAACCTACCTTACCTTAAATGAATGTAAGcgtataagtatttatatatataactgaggtagggcacagcaggaatttcctgctcaaaatatggagcagcccgactggggtagtacctcgaccttacagaagatcacagtaaaataatacggttttcaagcagtattgtgttcctgttggtgagtaaggtgaccagagctcctggggggggagggattggggattgggtcggcagcgcgcttgcgatgcttttggtgttgtaggcgtctataagctacggtaatcgcttaccatcaggtgagccgtacgcttgtttgccgacctagtgacataaaaaaaaattaaaaaatttattacgcGTAGCTAAATTTGTACTATAATCTACATTCTTAATTTGTTGttcaggtcggcaaacaagcgcacggctcatccgatggtaagcggttaccgtagtttacagacgcttgcaacactCTGGTGTCATCATCAGCATCTCAAGCCCGTGGCCGACCCCCAATGAGCCCCCGAAacactggtcaccttactcaccaacagaaacacaaaactgcttgaaagctttatttagctgtgatcttctgtaaggttgaggtactttcccagttgggctgctccagatttgaccAGGATATTTGCTGCTTTGCATTACCTCATttgaaaagtatttaaatattgtaaagaagtaaaaagtattttttaatgtttgtatcGAACAAAGTCAAAAACTACTACACCGACTTTAGAAATTCTTTCACCAGCAAAATGCTGCATTATCACTGAACGACCTGGGCTTATATTCTTACAAGAGAAAAACGGAAAAATTGTCGAGTAGTTCCAGCATAAAGCTAGCAGAACACtagtaagtaaattattatattatattattagtatatgatatgtaatgttatatttattatttatattattttttattgtacacctacacactatactttcttgcacattccgaggttggctggtagaaaatgcattagcgttaagACCTGTTGCTAtctggttacggcagtaagaatatagccacctcctctcttcccgtgggtgtcgtatgaggcgagtaagagattacacagttccactaccacctgggaacttaaaaagccgaccgatggcgggataaccatccaactactggttttgaaatacacagaccgaagacgggcagcagcgtcttcgatcgTCGTCggcagcggtcaccaacccgcctgtccagcgtgttgactatgggcaaaagcCATgaattcacgtcatttttggcatgaacttgtagagtcctttgtccagcagtggactgtattaggctgaagtgtgttaAGCCCCCCTTTTGTAAACACTTATATTTGggtatttattgtacacaataatgaatttaaattaaataaataaataaatataagcatACAatgtttgattattttaaaacatcttCTTGTAAATTCAAATggttaaattttgtatttctgACAAATATCGTTACTGTACTCTCCATCCTGAGATATTAGGAAATTTGTTGAAAGTCATGAAAAGCTAACGGTTTAtcacataaacaaaaatataaacttttattcacaattttttttctgccAAATGCACTGAAATCcgttaaaacaaagaaaatcatcatcacatcaaagattaaaatataaaataaatagttataaataaaaacgattcatttgaaaatatatatctttatttatagaacGGTGTAGTTGAAGTAGTTGTAGTAGTTGTAGTAACGTTCAATTCGTCTTGATCTACTTTCAACTTCATATTCAAATTGTAACATTCAGGACATTTGAAATTCACAATGCCCCTTTTCTCATTTTCAAATTCAGTTGAATTACAAGCGAAAGGTTTTCTGCAACCACGTGGTTGGTTATCGCCAAAGATCGTGCATATTTTCTTTAGATACCAACTGTCTTCTACTCCGAAGACTGTGTTCCTGTAACCCAGTTCTATAATTGGACTCGCGTCGATGCTGAGCTGGTTGTATTTAGAGGCAGAAAGACTGGCATAGCTTCCTCTACTTAGAACACAATGTTTGTACTTTTGGGGGTCAACGCCGGCTTCACATAGACAAGATTCGCTTGGTTTACctgaaattttaattgtttaccaCAGAATGATAAATAAgcgatcacctgatggtaagcgtgtACCGTTTCCTatgaaatttacttatttatttattcttataatggTACTTGAACGACTTATTCACTATTAACAACACAGGGTTCAAATATtcgtaaaataagtttatggtGAACTAGTCACAGAGGTACACAACACATTACATAAAAGAACTTTGTTCTATCGTTACATCAATAAAAGATTAACAAACAAAATCCAAAAGCAAAGAAACATCAAAagcacttaattaaatttaaaataacttaagaATATATTCAACGAGTACATTACAAAAGTtggaataaaaatgaaaataaaatatcaaagataaagaaaaataaaaataaaagataaaataaaatatcaaagataaagaaaaataaaaacaataataaaaaataaataaagacagtaACATCTGGAACATCActagcgcgttgctgaccctacctcaGCTGTCAACATAGCTTCCTCGGGAGCTACAATAAAATGCTAGAAATACTATTAAAATGATATTGTCATGGAGTAGAcgagtcctggagtggagaccgcgtcttggcaaacgcacaGTGgtacgtcctccggcccgttggaccgacgatctacgtaagattgccggtgtaggctggatgaggattgcggaaaaccgggatgtctggcgcgaacttggggaggcctatgtccagcagtggactgcaataggctgagctgactgataTTGTCATGTTTAAATTTTAGCGAAATCCTGTAGATAAACTTTATGAGTTATCTGCGACACTTCCTAAGCATTAGTCCGACACCCGATCTTAGATGTTATCGGTAGGGAAATTGTCTACGAAGCCGCAGTGTATCAACCCTTTCTACGTATTGATCTTTTATATGCTATTTTACTTAAGTTTAGTCAATAATTcacaaaattcaataaatattacatactagctgcccggacagacttcgttctgtcaaaagttgatagatttttatttatattatttatttttttattagtattaaaagcattagcgtttagcaacattcatttttatttatatagaaaagataATGTAGCcctaataataactatatattagtAATAACTTATTCAGTAGTGTTAGGTACatatattgaagtaaaacttttagaatcgttgtgatttgaaactcgatgaaacgaaatgTCGTCACGACAAAGAAACAAACGCATAAaggtataggagagaatgagatagaatacaatACTGGTCAAAACGCATGAGCGACGCGTTTTGCAAGGCGCTTACGCCCTTTTTCACGAGATCGTGAccattcttcttcttctttagggttgatggctttcaatagtgccaaatgagcacagatgatttcgccaatgtcacgtagaaaacCGTGTGACTGTGATTATTGTTGATAGAAAAAATCGCAACTTTCTTACGACTTTTCTAAAGCTTCACTTCTATCATGTGTGTACTGCACATAAAATTAGATCGTACCTTCAGCCTCACACTTCAAATACTGCGCttgtaaaaatgtattcaaCTTCAATTCATTCAACGCACACATATGCGGCACGGAGTACCTTCCACTGCCTTGCATGTAATAATCCACAGAAATCTCCCCTCCAATATTATCTATTATCCATGGAAAAGTCCTGGTGAAGAACTCGACGTCCTTATAAACGTCCCCGTAAAGTGATATGATATACGCGGCGTCAAATAATGgcaataacattaataatataatgaacatTTTCACAAAATATTCAGTTATGTAAAacgataattatttatatacttaactGACACGTGTTATTCTGacgtatataataacaaatataccaATTAATGCTTTGTGTACACgagaaatgttttaattttctttacttacGTCTTTTAGGGTAACAATCTATAAATGTATCATAAGGATGtggacttttttataaataagaatattgaTTAGGTTTAACGAAATTGGTACGTGCTTGTACTTAATTCAAAACGTTTCTTCAAATCAGAGAAAAATACATAATGTTCCTCATTCATACGCAATACTGACTGAAAGTCAACTGTAGCATGTCAAGTGTTGTGACAAACACGAACGCCCAGACAACGGTAAACATCTACATATATGTACAATTCAAATATGTGTAGTTATCAGTTGTGGCGctacgatcgttactcatagtaggaacatatacacacggtggagcagcgtggtgggctAAGCTCTACGTGGATCCATCCTTCTTCTACGTGGAGAAAAGACGCTATGCCCAGAAgaggaatgttacaggctgaatgcgaatgcgaaaaaagtattaattatgtTCTTCTATAAATTATTCGATTTTCAAATGTTCTTCCaagaatttcatatatatataaattaataaaacattatttaacataatttccGTCGAAAACAAAACAACGCCGTAACAATTGTTTTATACAAAAGCAACACAAATCAGGTCAGACATAGTTAATACGCAAAATTATATACACAGAATAATAAAGGTagaatgttttgtttatttatttaaaaattataatctacGATCTCTGACCGTATTTTCCATAAGAACAACCGGGGCCGGATTTAGAGGTCTGGACGCCTCGGGGCAACAAAGGAGTGGCCCTTGGCTCCAAACTAGTTTCATTTGAGATTTTGATAGTTTACTGATCGGAGTGAAATAATTTAGATCGATGATTtctgttaatatttaatgtaatcaTGTTTGTACAAAGTACAGTTGTAGGTAAAGGTTGaactcgaaaaaaaatatgaaaagaaaagttttttacTAGTGTTTACCAGTctgaattagatttttttttccggAGTCTATTGTGCACCTCTTTTGTGGAGGCCCCGGAGCTGTAGCCCTGATTGCCTTCCCTTAAATCCGGCCCGAAAACAACATATACTAACACATACAGATATTGTAAGCGCTCTACACTCAATGCCACCGAGTGTGATGAAATCCggaatatcaaatattaaagaagattttttttaaacatgaatACATGgcctaaaagaaatatttgtaaatacataaatattaatgtgaatATCTAAAAGAAATTCTTGAGCAAATAATTTAAAGGTATTTGTACTATGTACATTaaacatcatatatattaagagtatcatatatattatgtttaagaTGTTTgactccctttttagaaaaaacctcacaattattccacataaattatatatcattttatagataattgcttgctacCGGcgacaacaactaaaaaatttattattgcttttgtttttgtaaattaatcaattattaaaattatatataatgactgatttaattttgaaacaacgtcaacatgattgacggtcgataatttttttacttattcagTTCAATTATATTCGCACGGCTATTGCTAGTAAAATATGATACCGAAAAAATCACTTCTTAATGCTTAAAAGTTGgacaaaattcttttattaacacaaatattaaatttatagaaaaactGCGTTAATCTGCATCATTtttcctatatatttatatatgtgtttgtTTATCGTGAcgaattttcgtttcatcgagtttcaaatcacaaataTCCTAAAGATGTCTCGCATCAGTGTGTAACGCTCAAGTTGACAGTCTTTATGTAACTAACCCTCGCACACCAAAGTCAAAAGggtattatattgttttaataagcctttgaatatttttaagttgTAAGTGTCACTTTTTCATCTCATTGTTTTAttgttaagaaatatattaatatcgaTGTATAAGGTCGATGCACAATTACTTTACCAAGATGTTAACataaatctgggggcacggtagggCCCCCGCCAagacaaaccaaaaaaaaaaaaaaaaacgaaaatcacTACCTAttttttctcgaagtgcttcgtcgtttttttgaaccctcataacttgggtttggattataccagataaacaaaattctggggatatgatgtcaatagcggatttattaaacatataaagtttcaattgcatagctcttatactttagattttattgatatctaaaaaaccccgatttcgtcactcactgatgatcatcaaaattcttagagtacttcctgaagtcccagaaagctgaaatttggtatgtaagctagtattagtacacaaacaacaaaaaaattctaaaacttggaacttttaccccccaaccccttaaactaggggatggaagtttgtatgagacttccgcaaattttgatgccagaggtctgaaaattgatatagggactccttgttattaataataataataaaatacataaaaaataaaaatcggttattagtttatgtcgaaaatttacattttgtaattttggtatttaagttttggcggagatcaccgtttgcatatcagttcaacataaaatcaaaaacagcgtgtttaaaccgaatatggtgaagattggatgatatttatggtataaaatgtgtcggaggtaaaaagcaactataatattgtcataagcaacttacaaaaagaagtgaaatcccaccaaaaacattttcatgtaaaatgttgccaagacgagatcatatggctcgcactgtcaaaaagttatcagatctcatgtagagccaagcttctaactctacacgccctaactctacacgccctaactctacaagccctaacttcacaaactctacaccttagtcaaaatatgtggcttggccgtttcgttactaccggctgccgatgttgtagatgacggttttcctgtctcatttatataaatatattttctctttttatttttatttgtattatatgtttatcaattattcttcttctttttattttttctttaatagaactattgtatgacagaaaaataaaaaacagtgaaaaaaaatttcaccttacgcccacgtgacggtagcgaaacggccaagccacatattttgactaaggtgtagagtttgtgaagttagggcttgtagagttagggcgtgtagagttagaagcttggctctacatgagatctgataactttttg
Above is a window of Melitaea cinxia chromosome 19, ilMelCinx1.1, whole genome shotgun sequence DNA encoding:
- the LOC123662799 gene encoding uncharacterized protein LOC123662799, with the translated sequence MFIILLMLLPLFDAAYIISLYGDVYKDVEFFTRTFPWIIDNIGGEISVDYYMQGSGRYSVPHMCALNELKLNTFLQAQYLKCEAEGKPSESCLCEAGVDPQKYKHCVLSRGSYASLSASKYNQLSIDASPIIELGYRNTVFGVEDSWYLKKICTIFGDNQPRGCRKPFACNSTEFENEKRGIVNFKCPECYNLNMKLKVDQDELNVTTTTTTTSTTPFYK